From the genome of Leptotrichia sp. oral taxon 847:
ATCGAAATGAATTAAACATGGAAAAAGAAAAAATAAAAAAATGCAATGAAAAAATATCAATGTATGAATTTTATATAAAAGAACAAGAAAAAAGTATAGAAAATTTTTATAACTCAATCTTAAACAAGGATGGAATGAATTATAGGGAATAAAGAAAGCAAGGAAAAATAATGATAGATTTGAATAGATATTTTTACGATGATAAAAAAATTCATTCTTTAAAACTTACGGAAAATTCATTGATTATAAATTACTGGGATTGTTGTTTTGATGAAATTAAAATTACAACAGAAGAAGATAAGAAGGAAATTTTAAAATATTATATTAATTATATTATGAAGAAAGGAGAAACGATGGGAAGAATAGAAATGCTCACAAAGACTAATAATTTAGTACAGACTGCATATAAAAGCGATTTTGAATTTAAAAAATATGAAATTGAAGATGAAGAACTCATATTAAAACTTTCAAAATCTGAGGAGGAAGTGATGAAGTCAGGAAAAGTTGTAGCTAAAGAATCACTGAAGTTAGGGAGAAAGTTTTTTGAAATTCAGGAATTATTATCCAATTGTAAGTCTGGGACTTTTGTAGCTTGGATTAAATACATGAATATTGATAAGAACTTTGTTTATAGAAAAATAGATGCCTGGAAGTTATTTATGAAATATCAGAATCCAATGATAGCAGAGGCAAGTGTAAGAACAATAGAATTTATTAAAAAAAATGACGAAATTTTAGAAACGAAAAAAATAAATGAAATTTTAGAAGAACCTAAGAGCGCTCCTGAAAAAATAAAGGAAATTCAACAGGCAGAGATAGTGGAAGAGGAAAAAACAATAGAAGATAAAGTTTCTGAAATAGATAAAAGGATAGAAGCAGAATACGAAAAGATAGCAAAATCTGAAGAAAAGATAGAGTTACTGAAAGAAAAGAAAAATAAATTGAAAATGGATAAAATATTTTGAAATAAATTATGAAAATAAAAAATAAATTTGAATTCAAAAAATAAGGTGAAAATATACATTGAAAGGAAAAATAATGAAAAGAAATTTAATAAAAAAGATAGAAAATAAAATTTATGAAATTGAAGAAAAATATGAAAATAAAGAATATATTTCAAATCAATTGGATGAAGCAAGAGAAGCAATAGAAGATGATGAAATTACTTTTGGTGAATTAAAAATAATTTTGGAAAATTTGGAAGAATTGGAGGATTAAGATGGAAAATGTAGTAACTGTAAAAGAAATGGTCCTATTTAGTGGTGAAGAAAAAATGACAGAGACAGTGAATAATTTTATCAATAATATGATTATTTATTTTCGTGAAGAAGTGAAACTGGAAGAAGTAGAAAAATATATTATAAAACAGAGGGAACAAATTTTGAAGTTTATTTTAAAATTTGAAGATAATAGTATTGAAGATAACTTTTTTTGCTTTTTAGAATTTAAATATGGAAATATCGAAAAACAAAAAGTTGTTGATGAAATGACATTTGATGAAATTACAGTAAAAGATTTTTGCCGCGCATATGGTATGGTAAATGCGAGAAAATATATAGCGGAACATATAAAAAAAATTTTTGGAACAACTAAAGATGAAAAAGAGTTTTTAGATAGTGGGATAGCAGAAATTCTTGCATATAATGTATCAATGCTTATGAATGAGATGACTGTCAATAGCGCAATAGAAGAAATCGTGGGAAATGAAGAAAATTATTATAAAAGAAATAAATATTAGTCAGATTCAAAAATACTTTCCCACACGTGAGAAAGTATTTTAAACCTAATAAATTAGAAAGGTGGAAATAATATGAATGATGTAGTTGAAAGATATGAAAGTAGTTTTAATTATGAAGAATTTGAGGTGAACAATGAAGAAAAAGAGTATTTTATTGAAAAAGAACAAGAATTGATTAATTTAGGACAGCAAGTGGTAAAAGCTACACTTGAAATTGGGAAAAAATTATCGGAAGTTCAAGAAAAAATAGGAAATCCTAATAATGGAATGTTTTTAAAGTGGTTTGAACATATTGGTTTTAAAAAAAATTATGTTTATAGAGAAATTAATAGATGGAAAATGTTTGAAAAATATCAAATTTCTGCTATTGCTGAAGCAAGTATAAGAACAATAGATTTCATTAAAAAGAATGAAGACAAAGTTGCTAAGAATGAAATAGAAGAAATATTAAAAATGCCTGGACAGGCAAGTAATAAAATAAAATCATTAAAAGAAAACATTGAAATAAAAAAAGAAAGTATAATAACACCTGAAATAGAGATAAAAATAATTAATGAAAAGATAGATTTTTATTTTGAAAAAATTAATAAATTGGATTTGAGAAAGAAAGAACTGGAAGAAAGAATAAAAAATAATTAAAAAATTTCAATTTTATTAGAAACATTCCCACGCGTGGGAAGGATTGAAAGGTGTGGGAAAGGATTAATTATGATATTCAAATTTATAGAAATTGAAAATGAAGGACATAAAATTCCTTTATTTTTTGGTAAATTAAAAGATAATAATTATAAAAACTACATAAGAAAGATTGAGAATATAACATCAGAAAGTTGGGATGGCGAAGGTGGTAAATTGAAAAGATTTTTGAAAAAATTTAACTTTGAAAAAATAAGAAATATAACAATTGATAGGAAATCATCTATTGAAGTTTATAAAACAACTGAATTGGAATTTTCAATAATTAGAATAAAAAGAATAACGCCAGTGTATGAATTACTTGATTATATAAAAAAGATAATATTTTAGAATATTTGATTTGCAAGCAGGGAAATTTAACAACTTATTATATTTTGGAAAGGAGATAGTATGGCGATTTATCATTTTCATTCACCGCTTCCATCGAATATTAAAATAAATGTTTTAAATAAACACGATTATGACAATAGAGAAGGAAAATTTAGAAATATAAAAGATTTATATAGAAAAGAGACCTTTAATCTTCCTGAAGAGTTTAAAAATGTTAGGGATTTTTGGAAAACTGCTGATGTCTATGGGAGAGTAAATGAAAGAACTTATCTGATTTATGAATTTGCATTGCCAAAAGAGTTTTCAGATGAAAAAAATTGGGAAATTGGAACAGGATTTTTAAAACAACATTTTGGAGATAAATTTGTATATAATGTCAGTATGCACAATGACAAAGGAGATAGTCCGCATATGCACGTGATGTTTTACACAGGTCAGTTAGATGGCATAAAAAGAAATAAAATGGACTATTTCAAAAATTATAATTCTAAAAATCCTGAAAAAGGAGGACTAAAAAAAAGAGGTGGTAAATTTTCTTCAGATGGCGGAGATGTTATGCGAGCAACAAGAAAAGAATTTGAAATTTATGTAAATAAATACTTGAGAGGAGCGGGAATTGAAGAAATATCAAGTGAAAGTTTAGAAACTCAAAAAAAACAGGCTGAAAAAGATGGTGATATATTAAAGGTGAAAATGCTTGATAGAGAAGCAGCGCAAATTGACGGTAACGTTTTGAAAAGACTGAAAAAAGATAAATTAATTGGTGGAGATAAGGAAAAATTGGAAGAATTTAAAGAGAAGAAAAGGATAAAATATTTGAAGGAGAAACTATATGAATTACAAAAAGGGTTAAAAGAAAAATTAGAAGAATATGAAAAATACAAGAAAACTAATAAAAATTATTCTGATTATTTTAGAGATATTAGTGATATTGATGTAAAAATTTATAAAAATAACCAAAAACTGAAAACAGTGGAAAATTCAGTTTTTAATAAGATGACGAATGGTGAATTTTCTAAAAATTTATTTGAAATAACGGAAATAAATAAACGGTTAAAGAAAGAAAAAAAACAAAAAGATGTTATTTTAAAAGATAGATTGATTAAAAAACTGAATGATATGAAAAAGGTAATTTTAGAAGATGAAGTAAAAAAAGAGAATTTGAAAAATTAAAAAAACAGTTTGAGATAAACTATAAAAGGACTAATGAAAAACTTGAAAATAAGAAGAATGAAATTATAATGGATTTGAAGGAAAAGGGGATAGATTTTGAAAATACTGAAGAAGGGAGTATAAATTATTTGCTGTTACTTTATGATAATAGTAAATTAAAATTTGAAGAATATGTTAAGTACGCTGAAAATAAGGAAAAAGAATTACAAAAAGAATTAAACGAAATAGACTGGGATAATGAAATTTTAGATGAAATAACAGATGGAGAATACGGTAAATTAAAAGAAAAATGTGAAAAATTAAAATCTGAACTATCTGATGATGAAAAAAATTTGAATAAGATAAAGTCCAGCTTTCTTAATTTTAAAAAAAAGAAAGAGAATCAGCAGGCTTATGATGAAAAAAAGAAAGAATTGGAAAAATTGAACAAAATAAGAGAACAGTTGGAAAAGGAGAAAAAAAAGACTATTTTAAAAATAAAAAGTCTAATAAAACATCAAAAAGAAATGAACAAATACAAAAATTTAGACTTATTAGATCTAATGGAAAAATAGTAAAAGAAATATTCAAATTATGGAGTACTTCCAAAAAAAATATTGAGATTATGAATTTGAGAGAAAATGAGAAAGAAGAAGAAAGATATGAAGATTTGGAAAGGGATTAGATTATGAAAATATTGATGTTATTTGTTATATTAACTAATGCGGTATTTTATTTGTATTTACTGTTTAAGCAAATAAAAAAATACCAGGAATTAGAATTAGAAAAAGTAAGAAGCAAAAAGGATAAAAATAAAGTTGAAAGTAGTGAAAATTCAGAAATAAAAAAATTAATGTCGAAGAAGTATTAAGAAAAAATGTGATAGGAGTATTAATTGTTACTTTTGTAATGGTAGTGAGTACAGTTAACAAAGAGCCTTTTAAATTTAAAAATTTTTCAAATTTAACCATAATCCTTATGATATTTAATACATTATATTTTGACTATATAAATAGACAACTAAAAAAAATAGATGAATTTGATGAAAAATTAAAAAGAAGGATCTTAATGATTGGTAGTTATGTATTACCAGTAATAACAATGCTTCTTATAATTCTACAAAAATTATTTGTAAAATAGAGGGATGTGCAAAAATCGACTTAACCCATAGACTAAAGTCTATGGAATTTGTGTCGATTTTTTGTTTAAACTTGCAGTTTAAATCAAAAAAATTCCTTGTAAAAATTGCAGATTTTTAAAAGGCACGCTTGTGTGTTTCTCTGTTAAACAGAAAAACACTGCGTGCCTGAAATAAATTTCAGGAAAAAAAATAACCGTTGTCAAGGACAGCGGTTATAAAAATATACTTAAGTATATTGAGAAAATATTAGTAATCCAAAATTCAATGTTTTAGATTTCAATACTTAAAGTTTATTTTTTAGAATTAGAATATTCAATATAAACTACCGCACTACCGTTTGGTGATTGGACACAAAAAGTTTTCAAAACTCCGTTTCTCTTCGTAATGAAAAAATTTTGCGCCCGTTATATAAAAATTTTTTTTAAATTTCTTGACATTTTTTAAAGAAATGATATAATACAGGTAAGAAATAAAAATATACAATTAAATAGATGTTAAGACTAACGAAAGGTGTCTATACTTGCAGTTCTGGAATTTTAAATGTCAAGGAACTGTGGGAGACACCTTTTTTTATTTTTATTTTCAAAAATTTTTTTGATAAATAAATATAAAAGAAAGGAGATAACTAAGATGAAAAAACAAATTAAAAGTTCATATAAAGTTGGATTTCTATTTTTACTATTGAGTAGTATGAGAGTGTCCAGAATTTTGTGTAAACTCAAAATATAATATATGGTACAGGATGGTATTTTTATCATCCTGTTTTTAAATCCTTCCTTCAAAATAAATACTTAACTGAGAATATATTTCTCCCCAGCCCGGTATTCTTCCAGTCCATTTCCTTGTTGCTTCCTTTAAACTTAAATATACTGACTTCATCAATGCTTCATCTGTCGGATAAAGTGATTTTGTCTTCGTATACTTTCTTAATTGTCTGTTTAAGCTTTCTATCGGGTTTGTCGTATATATCAGCTTTCTTATCTTTGTATCATATTTAAAGTATGTTGTCAACTCATTCCAGTTACTTCTCCAGGAATTAATTACTGCCATATACTTTTTACCCCATTTTTCTTCTAGTTCATCCAGTTTAAACTCTGCCTGTTCCAGTGTTGGTGCATTGTACATTTCTTTTAAGTCTGATGTAAATTCCCTTACATCTTTGTAAGATATGTATCTTATGCTGTTTCTAATTTGATGAACCACACATTTTTGAATTTCTGTCTTAGGGAACACCGAAGATATTGCTTCGCTGAACCCTTTTAAATTATCAACAGACATAATTAGTATATCCTGAACTCCTCTGTTTTTTAATTCATTTAAAACATTTAGCCAGTACTTGCTTGATTCATTTTCTCCTATCCAAAATCCTAAGACCTCCTTTCGCCCTTCCTTATCTATTCCTATAGCTAAATATACCGCCTTTTTAACAACAACTCCATCTTTTCTTACGCTGTAATGGATAGCATCCATAAAAACTATTGGGTATACATCCTCAAGCTGTCTAGACTGCCATTCCCTAATTTCAGGTATAATTTTATCTGTAATTTTACTGATCATAGATGGCGAAACATCAATTCCATAAAGATTATTGAGATGGTCCTCGATATCTCTATTGCTCATTCCTTTAGCATAAAGAGAAAGAATCTGTCCTTCAATGCCAGTAATTTCTCTTTGATATTTAGGGATGATTTGAGGCTCAAACTCAGCATTTCTATCTCTAGGAATATCTAAATCAAGATTGCCATACTCACTTCTAACAGTTTTCTTGGAATGTCCATTTCTAGCATTAGAAGTAGTCTTATCTTTCATAGAATGTTTAGCATACCCCAGTTCATGCTCAATTTCAGCTTCAAGCATGGTTTGGATAGTACCCGAAAGCAAATCCTTAAGCATATCCTTAATATCATTAGTATCTTTAATATTGTAATCCTCAATCAGTGTTTTAAAAATTTCGTTGTCAATTTTCTTTTTAGTCATAACAAAAACCTCCAAATATTATACAGTTATTTTACCATATATTATCTAGAGGTTTACACAAAAATTTTTACACACCCAGTAGTATTGTTTTATCAAAAACAGCAACAAATGGACAATCACAAATTTTTGGTAAATTAGTTGAATGGATTTCACAATCTTGGAGTGATATTCAAATTTTTGGAACTTTTGCAGGACTTATTGCAATTGGTTGGTTTGCATTTAACCAAATGGCTGACCATGAAACTTCAAGAACAATGATAAAAATAGGTTCAATTGTTTTAATAATTGTTGCAATCTGGTTTATAGAACCTACTGTAAAAGCATTAGGTGGAAGTACAATTGCAATTGAGTATATTCAGGCAATAAATTAAAGAAAAAAATGAAAGATGAGGGAAATGAACGAGAAAAAGATACGACAGAAGAAAAAATTTTTTCTGAATAAAAGTAAAAAAGAAAAAATTGAAAATTTCAATCCATTTGACAGATATATGGATTTATCTAATGAACTAACCCATGAGAGAAAAAGATTTAATTTTTCTTTTTTGGTAAATATAATTTTAATTTTTGCTTTGATTTATCTTTCTCTTAGGAGTCATTATCTGCCTTATGTAATTGAGGTGGATAATCAAACTAAAAAACTTTTAAATTCAACGGTATTACAAAAAAATAACAATGAACTTCCTGAAGAAACAGCAAACTATTTTTTGGGAAGATTTATATTGGATACAAGAAGTATATCACTAGACCCAAAATTATATGAAAGTAATTTAAAAGAAGCTAGTTATTTTTTAACTCCAGCGACACAACAAAAATTAAAATCAATAATTGAGGCAGAAAAT
Proteins encoded in this window:
- a CDS encoding MobA/MobL family protein, with the protein product MAIYHFHSPLPSNIKINVLNKHDYDNREGKFRNIKDLYRKETFNLPEEFKNVRDFWKTADVYGRVNERTYLIYEFALPKEFSDEKNWEIGTGFLKQHFGDKFVYNVSMHNDKGDSPHMHVMFYTGQLDGIKRNKMDYFKNYNSKNPEKGGLKKRGGKFSSDGGDVMRATRKEFEIYVNKYLRGAGIEEISSESLETQKKQAEKDGDILKVKMLDREAAQIDGNVLKRLKKDKLIGGDKEKLEEFKEKKRIKYLKEKLYELQKGLKEKLEEYEKYKKTNKNYSDYFRDISDIDVKIYKNNQKLKTVENSVFNKMTNGEFSKNLFEITEINKRLKKEKKQKDVILKDRLIKKLNDMKKVILEDEVKKENLKN
- a CDS encoding IS256 family transposase codes for the protein MTKKKIDNEIFKTLIEDYNIKDTNDIKDMLKDLLSGTIQTMLEAEIEHELGYAKHSMKDKTTSNARNGHSKKTVRSEYGNLDLDIPRDRNAEFEPQIIPKYQREITGIEGQILSLYAKGMSNRDIEDHLNNLYGIDVSPSMISKITDKIIPEIREWQSRQLEDVYPIVFMDAIHYSVRKDGVVVKKAVYLAIGIDKEGRKEVLGFWIGENESSKYWLNVLNELKNRGVQDILIMSVDNLKGFSEAISSVFPKTEIQKCVVHQIRNSIRYISYKDVREFTSDLKEMYNAPTLEQAEFKLDELEEKWGKKYMAVINSWRSNWNELTTYFKYDTKIRKLIYTTNPIESLNRQLRKYTKTKSLYPTDEALMKSVYLSLKEATRKWTGRIPGWGEIYSQLSIYFEGRI
- a CDS encoding type IV secretion system protein, yielding MNEKKIRQKKKFFLNKSKKEKIENFNPFDRYMDLSNELTHERKRFNFSFLVNIILIFALIYLSLRSHYLPYVIEVDNQTKKLLNSTVLQKNNNELPEETANYFLGRFILDTRSISLDPKLYESNLKEASYFLTPATQQKLKSIIEAENNYLKIQNKTTVNATVKTINKIPNQTNSYQIRWEESQYRNNGELEFTNYYVGIFSIDRVSVKNEEMVKINPFGIIIKDFNISREDAPQEK